Below is a genomic region from Armatimonadota bacterium.
GTCGTGGGGATGGCGGGCACGAACTGCCCGACCACGAAAGTGGCCAGGCAGGTCGCCGCAAGAACCGTGAATGGCGCGTCTCCGGCCAGTGGCAGCACCGCGCCTGCGACCGCCGCCGCAGCCCCAGTTGTGTGCAGCGCGGCTCCCAGCGGCAGCAGGCTCCCAACGACGATGATCGTGGGCCAGTCTACCACCTGGGGCGCTTCGGTCACGCTCACGCAGCCGCCGATAATCACGATGCCTGCCGCCAGTACCGCTGCCAGGCTCACCGGCACGACGCCAGTGGCCCCGGAGAGAATCACCGCTCCCAGCGCGAGCAGAGCGTACGGGACCTGCGCGGTGCGGAGCGGTGGTGACTCGTCGAGCGAGGCGAAATCCGGATCATGCTCGATGGACCGGATGCGTTCGTGCGGTCCCTGGAGCAGCAGGGCGTCGCCGTGCTGGAGGGGCAGGTCTGCCAGCCAGGCCCGGCGCGGCTGTCCCGCGCGCCACACCGCCACCACGTTGACGCCGTACCTCTGCCGGAACTCCAGCTCCTTGAGACTCTTCCCGGCCAGATCGGAGCGAGGGGCTACGACTACCTCGGCAAGGCCTACGGTGTCGGTCTCCAACGCGCCGCGGTCGCGGGCCCATTCGGGCTCAACCGCTATAGGCCCGAGACTCCGAAGCCGTTCGATTTCCTCGGGTCGCGCCTCCACCACCAGCATGTCCCCCGGCTGCAGCAGTTCCCCTGGCGGTGGCGATGGGGTGTGTTTCCTATCCCGTTCGACCGCCAGCACGGTCATTCCAAATGACTCGCCCAACGAGGCCTGCGCGATCGTCTTTCCATCAAGAGCATCTCCGCGCTCGACCCGGATCCGGAACAGGCGCTCGGGGAGTCTGTAGGTCTCCAGCAGATCCCGGCGGGGACCCGCCGGCGGCATCGCCCCCACGGGCATCCGCGCCGGAAGGAGGCGGCGTCCCAGTGTGGCCATGAAGATGATGGAGGCCGCCAGCATCGCGATGCCGACAGGAAAGAACGAGAAGAACGAGAGCGGCGCGTGTCCCGCCTGAACGAGGAGCCCGCTGACGATGAGGTTCGAGGCCTTGCCTATGAGCGTGAGGGAACCTCCCTGACGGGCGGCAATCGCCAGGGGCATCAGCAGCCGGGACGGGCTGATCCCTGTCTGATGGCAGACGGCGAGCGCTACAGGCAGGAGTATGGCCGTGGCGCCGACGAGGTTCATGAACCCCGACAGCCCGCCGGCCACCGCCATCAAGGCAACGATGAGCGCCACCTCGCGCGAGCCCACGGCGCGGAGG
It encodes:
- a CDS encoding SLC13 family permease, with translation MLTPDGWTVLFILAGALAAFAWGRPRPEIVSMSVVLALGISGVVSPAAAFAGFGDPVVVTIACLLIVSAALERTGVAALSARLLLRAVGSREVALIVALMAVAGGLSGFMNLVGATAILLPVALAVCHQTGISPSRLLMPLAIAARQGGSLTLIGKASNLIVSGLLVQAGHAPLSFFSFFPVGIAMLAASIIFMATLGRRLLPARMPVGAMPPAGPRRDLLETYRLPERLFRIRVERGDALDGKTIAQASLGESFGMTVLAVERDRKHTPSPPPGELLQPGDMLVVEARPEEIERLRSLGPIAVEPEWARDRGALETDTVGLAEVVVAPRSDLAGKSLKELEFRQRYGVNVVAVWRAGQPRRAWLADLPLQHGDALLLQGPHERIRSIEHDPDFASLDESPPLRTAQVPYALLALGAVILSGATGVVPVSLAAVLAAGIVIIGGCVSVTEAPQVVDWPTIIVVGSLLPLGAALHTTGAAAAVAGAVLPLAGDAPFTVLAATCLATFVVGQFVPAIPTTILMAPIALGAATEMGVNPAPFMITVAAATSVTLLTPISHPVSMMVMVPGGYRFGDYARVGAPLALLLGVTLLAVVVAVWQF